The region ATCGGTGTGTGAATAGGTTTATTAAGCACCAGTTTTCATGTGAATAAGCTAACTTGGTTCCAGTATTCAAGTGGACAAGTTAACGGTGCACCAGTATTGAAGTTAATAAATCATCAGTATATCAGTGAATGAGGTGAAATCTCAGGGGCCTCCTGGCAAGAACCGTGTCCTGCTTATTCCTGTCAGCTGTCTGTTTTGATCCTCTGAATACTTTGTTTTACACCATTACTCAATGTTATATTCTATATTACTTTATAGTAAGTATACTAAGAGTAAATAAccctaattgtttttttttaccatttaaaataatgcctaaatcattttgctgttacaaatggtgttttttttaagaatccCAGAAGGCAATATCCTCATAAGTGTTGCGCTCTTAAGAACATGGATAGTTATTGACAGCACTTAAATAGTATATTACCTCCTAAGAACGTGGATAGCTAATGACAGCACTAAAATCATACACCACCTCAAAGAAACGCTGATAGCTAATGACAGCGCTTATGTAGTATACTACCTCCTAAGAACCTGAAGAGCTAATTACAGCACTTAACTGTACATAGTGCACTACCTCTTAAGAACATGGACAGCTAAATGACAACACTTACTTGTGATTGATCCAGGCCAAAGGAGCAATCCTAGTCTCATCTAGCCGATTGTGCCTTAGGACAACAATATTCAGGTTTCTTGAGTGATTGAAGACAGTTTCTGATATTTCTTCAATGACATTGTTTTCAAGATGGAGTTCCTGAAAAGCAGCAAGAATAATGCTTGACATGTATTCATTTCTATAGTATGCAATCACTGCCCATATTACACTTCATAAGAGTATCACTGCCATTGGCAGTACACATAAAAGTATGTTGTAGTCTAATAACCTGCTAAAGTATCTGTTTGTGTGGTGAGCTGGAGTGATCTGGATAACCGTAATTGTTGTTTTGACTTAAATGTTTTCCCAGAGGTGAAATCCTGATGACTTAAAATACTAGATCGCAAGTAAATGcttatttaccatttacaatgcATATAATGTATGATATGAAAACTGATATGTAACagaagtaggtttttttggcTTATGAAGAGTGGTGTTATTTATCACCTTGATTACAgccaaaaaacataaatattaaaatacctgcatcccccccccaaTGGCAGTGTAAGTATATGTTCcatggtttctgtttttcctgtaaCTGCAACTGAGACATTATTTCAGctgtacaaacattttttctatGGAGTTCTGTGATGTTGAATGGCATGAAATTATTCACTGAACCTTAAATACTGAGATCTAAGTGCAGATTTAATTGAGATAGGCAATGGATTGGGAGGGCTTGTTAATGATTCCTCAACAAAATGATTTGGATGATGCACCCTGCCTCTGGAGGTCTGAATTGCGGTCCATTAAAAACAGATGCCTGTTTACCAGGCAGTGCTGATTTTATTCAGGCCCCGGCGGAGACTATGACAGGGTAAATGTGCATCAGCTGAATTCAGCGGTGCACATGAATTCTCCATATTCTGGTTGGCATTCCCATTGAGGACAAACAGTGCCGTGGCTGACTTTCGGGCGGTGCCAGTGGTGTCCTGGGCGACGCCCACCTGCAGAGATGCGGGGAGGCCCTGTGGAATGGTGCGGAAGTGGTTTCTGCCCAGTCGCAGGTAGGACAGCTGCGCGAGGGGCAGGAAGGCTGAGGGAGCCACGTTTCCCTCACTCAGCATATTCCCTTCCAACTCCAATGTGATGAGGTTCTTCAGATCTGTCAGGGATTACAGTGCgtggaaaagttttttttattacctgGTACAGTGGACTAGCACTGCTGTATGTTGCATTATGTTATTAAATATTGTTACTGGGGAGATTAGTTGTTTATAATGGACATTTTAGTTACTTGGCAGATGTTTTTAGTCAAAGCAGCCTGCAACAGGTTAGAATTTGTGCcgttttcaaaaacaaacattatcTGTCTATGAAGTTGAGCGGTTTTTCAAAGGAAATTTAACATGAGGGCACATGGATGGGTAAAATGCAGACGGATACTTTGAGGAAAATGTAGACTTTCATTAGCCTGTTTTATTCAATTTCTGCAGTGTGCCTGCAATGTTAAACTACACCTCGCTGTTACCCTGACCTAAATTTCCACTAAGCAATCCAAGGTGACAGTGGTAAGGGAAAACTCCCTGAGTATTTATAAATGGTGTAGAGTTCCTGTACTTTGCATGCTGTTCTCATTAATGCCTCGAAGGTTGTTTTCATTGATCTTCAGCTCCTGTAAGCTGGGGGGCAGCTCTGAGGGAATGAACTCCAGAAGGTTTCCATCCATGTACAGGCGTGTCAGGAACTTCAGACCCTTTAAGGAGTACAAGGACAAAAAGAGACATTCATTTAGGGGTTAACAAGAAACATTCGTTGACAATCCTGAAGGCTTTTAGGGGACCTAAATATGAGTGAGCAAATACTGGATAAGCAGAGGGCATTGGCATgatgtcctgtgtgtgtatcagttTCTCCTGTTATTTTGTTGGTCTATATTTCTCCTGTCAGACAGATGGTGTTGGTTTCTCCTGTGCTCTGAGACTGGGAGTGTCATGtaaacagtctctctctctttctctgcttcgTTTTTTGTAGACTGCTCAAGCTCTCCAGTGCAAAGAGCTCGTGCTCGTTTTTGTCCTCTACAACGAGTTATTTGGACCCAAGAATAATAAGGAAGAAAAGCATAATGTGTTCCTAGAATACCGCTGATGTTTTACACAAACGAGTGCCATGgaatttgtttttcctctttaaaaGAGTCCCGCAGGCTTCTGTCTGAGCAGGGTGGGAGAGGGGCTCGTTGTCAAGGCCTGAGTGCTCTGTTGTGAGCAACCTGTGAGTTCCATTGCACACAGCTCAGAAAAGCCAGACTCTGAAATGGGGTCCAAGCCATGAAAGAGAACGTTCGGTGGGATTTGTAAGCGGTGATGCCATGCGTAATCTACAGGGCTGTCAACATATGTGTGCTTGAAATACAAAGCAAAGTTTGAATTTGGCTTTTTTGAGGTAGATGTAATAATGCCAGGTTGGTTATAAAATAGTATTTCTTGTAGAAAAAAATGATAGTTTTGCAGATGTGTATATACTATTCAAGCATTTGCAGATGGATATATACTATTCACACATATGCAGATGGATATATATTATTCACACATTTGCAGATGGATATATACTATTCAAGCATTTGCTGATGGATATATACTAATCACACATTTGCAGATGGATATATACTATTCATGCATAATGATAAAATCATAAGGTTGCTGCCAGAGAAAGCATggaaatttcacatttcataaaagaaaaaatggcgGGTCAGTCAAGTAAATCCGAGATCTCCTAAAGCTACTGGCACCTGGTgattcttttaaaatgcagtagACATGTTATTTTGAAATACGAAATAATTTCCACATGTAGTCCattattcaaatgatgctcaattttgaaaaatggagCAAATGTTTCACACGTTAATTTTGGATTGCTTGTGGCCAGTTTAGAATCATCAGACATTGGAATGCATAGTTGGGGCTTTTGGAACCATGATTACACTACCTCTCTCCAATTGCAGTTTGAATTGCCATTGATTTATGCAAGaactactgtgtgtgtatcAAGGATAATCCCTATCCAATATGTTGTGGGGGAAAGGAAACGGACGTCGTTTCTTTACTTTGAACACTTGCGGGTGGATGCCGGATGAAGTGAGTTTGTTCTTGCTGAGGTTGATCCACTCCAAGTTGGGGAGGCCGTTGAAGGCCCCTTCTGGAACCGTGGTGATATCATTCCCTGTGGGCGGAAAATAAGCCACATGAGATCAGCTCTTCAAATCGTTAAAATGACTCTGCTTATTTATGAAAAGGCCACTTATCTGACCCACAGCTGTAATAACtaaaaccacttttttttttttgaacaaggGGAAATAGTTTGGACGTTTTGGTCCCGACTTTGTATCTGGGTGCCATAACTTTTGAATCTTTAATCAAGATGAGTGCACAACTccagctggtgctgtgtgaccTCTTCACATTTTAGTGTAGATGAACTGGAAACATCTTACCTATTTCCATCTTGTCTACTCCTACTTTTTTAAGCCTTGGGACcagaagtatctggacaccctttggtctgttgctgtttttccagATTTGGAagctgcaagccaggcctattcacccaatcagtgcccaacctcactaatgcttttctggctgaatggaagcaaatccctgcagcaatgctccaacatctagtataaagccttcccagaagagtggaggttgttatagcagcaatggTTGGACCAACTTCATATTTATGCCCATACTTTTAAATTtatggatgtcaggtgtccacatacttttggccatgtattgTACCTGTGACCCAGGACTGGTAGGTGTGTGTAGTTTTGATGGCTACCTCACCTTCTAGGCTCAGAGCCTTGAGTTGGGGGATGGACAGCGGTGGGATGTTGGTGAAGTGGGCGTTCTTGCAGGTTACTGTGACGTCGGAGATGACGCaaccgggggggagggaggggttgagGTGGTTGGGTTCCTCAACccgaggagcagggaggggtgcGGCCTCCCCTGGGGAGGTGCGCCGCCGTGGCATTTCAAACACATCTCCTCTCAGCCAGATTTCCTCCTCTGACCCCACCTCATaatcttctctctcctcccactctctctccagTCCCTCCAACTCCCTCTCTcgtccctcccactctctctcacctccttcccactctctctctcctccttcccaccctctctcacctccttcccactctctctctcctccttcccactctctctctcctccttccaaCTCTCTCTcgcctccctcccactcccgcTCAATGTCCTCCCCCACTCCTTCCCAGTCCTCCTCCAGCACCCTCAGCAGCTgcctcctctccatctccagccttctcctcctgtcctcctccagcctcctctcctcctccatcctctgCTTCCTCGCCCTCTCCACCGCCGCCGCCTCTTCCTCGCGCCTCCGCTGCTCCTCGCgcctcttctcctcttcctccttctccatCTTCTCCTGCAGCGCCTCCTCCTCGCGCCTCCTCTCCTCAAAGAGCTCCTTCTGCTTCTTGGCCTGCAGCTtcttctgcctcctcttcctcctgcgcTCGGCGTCCTGCTGGCGCGcacgctcctcttcctcccggtGGACCTGCTCTTCCCTCCTCAGCAGCTGGTCGATGTGCTCCTGGGTGTGTGGGACGGCCGGGGCCTGCTCGCTGGGGTCGTTGAGCTCTGAGAAATCGCCAGAGAGTTCAGGGGCATCAGGGACTGGGGAGACATGCACCatgatggagggagggagcgggaggaAGGCGTGTGAAAGgaggaatgagggagagagaaacagcagcacaggggTAGTATGGTGAGGCACACAgtaacataacacacacacagcacataatATGTTGTGTGAAACAGCATATCATGTCTTTTCTTGTATGATTTATTAGTTTGTTAATAAATCATTTCATATAGACAGTTAATAGATGTTTCACAATAGCTGCTGTTCTCCAAATAATGTGTGCCAAACCAAGATGATTTGTAACAATACATTAGTTAAGTTTACTCTTAGAGATCCTCCATTGATCTATGTTGTTctttatattgtaaaatatacaatataaatgaatgtccgtatgtatgtgtattttacaTATGTAGTTatgtacattttgcatttataaatgtatgaatttctacatttatacacacaatgtatatacagatacatacatacatgtgtgtatacacacacatacacgcatatactgtgtatatatatatacatatatataatgtatgtatgtatatactatatatatatatatatatatatatatatatatttatatatatatatatataaaaaccgGGGGTGAGGGGAGGAATGAAGACGTATATGCATGGTGGAAGCCCCTGCTgctgagaaaaatatttttatttgaataaggAACGCAGTTATTTTTGGATTAGCATTGGTTATAGTTCTTCCTGTCTAGTAACATCCATTTTCCAATCAACTTAACCTCTTGGCAACCCCGTactgtgttgtttatttaaaaagtgttttgttgttttttgtttcctcttgGAAAGACTGAATGAAATCTGAGTCTGGGTCCTGATCCGGCACATTGTCGGAGCCGCGTTATATTGCTCGGTCTCTGTAGTGGTTTTGGCCTGAGGAGCACCTATAGGCTGTAGCGCGCACAACCCTTTCTAAGCTTGTGCTCTTCATGAAAAACCACACCAGGTCCAGACATGGAACTGGACTTGCATGCTTCAAGTCTTGCCAATTTCTAAGACGATTGTCTGAGAAACTAGACGCCCGGGTGTTTTTTCAAAAGCTCATCTGAGACATAGCCCGGAGCCATTTTGAGAGATCTGAAAGTTTGGAAAACCTGATTGTGGCTGGGCCGAAGCAGTCCCATTCCCTCATGCTGTTGCGAGCCTATGCATCATCCGCTATATCGTACTGTTTCTCTCAGAAcaagtattgtgtgtgtgtgtggtgtgtgtacgtgcctgtgtgtgcacacaccagTGAGCCTTACTTTCCCTCGATTGTTATTAGATGGGAAGGTGAACCCTGATTGCTCCATCATTGTGGTCAGTTGTGGTGAGCTCATTGCATAGAAACATTGTCTTTGTGTGCAGTTTTACTGTAAGTAAGCGCAGAAGCAAGAGCACTGTGTGGATTCACATGTCCTCCTCGTGCTGCAACCATTTTTGGGTCCTCACCTGCTGCTAAGTTTAGATGCACCTGTTTATGTTTTGCACAAGTTTAAGTTTTAGTTTTAAGAGCGTAAGGGCTTGAGTGAGCTCATTATGATTACACAATCCTTATTCATTTGCAAAACACCTGATTTGGTGTAGCTTCTTTTTTcagagcatttaaaaatgttttgtggttCAGAATGTCCCATGCGAGGGGACATTTGCGCTGAATAGTGAAGTTGCGGTGAAGTGAGCCTTACTGTAAGCAGCCAGTCAATACTTATTCTGTTAAAAActttaaactgaactgaatcgcAGGGCTGCAAGCTGCCCCACGTCACGGTCAAGTCCGGAGCAACCTCCGCGAAAAACCACAGGAAAAAGCTGCgtctttcattttctgaacattttcattggctgcCCTGGATTATGGTCACATGCAAATTTTTGCCATTTGAAGGAGATGTTTCCGTGGTGAGATGCTGAGCGGCTGCGCCGATGTCCAGGCGACAGAGAAGCCTGGAGGACCTAAGGGCCTTCTGAGAGTTACCCgctgcatttctgtgcatttcctGTGCCATTATCACAAGGCTGAACAGTACATCATCTCACCACGCATGGAAAATCCATCTCTCATCTCCTTAATGCACAACTTTCCCCATTAAAAcacataatcataataataatagtaataatagtaatagtaataataataatgataatgccTGAGTTTGATGTGTCATTGGGCACATGAGCAGTGGGTGGACAGACAGcatttggggtgggtgggtgtgtctaTGGAGAGGTttagggaggggggcggggtagaTACCGGGGTCACTGCAGGCCGGGCAGCACTCTCCGGCTGGGATGGCGGTATGCTGGCAGCGCAGTCGTGGGCAGGTGACCTCGTCACAGGCCACCCGCCCTTCGGAGCACAGGCAGGTGAGGCAGGGCTTGGGGGACCAGACGGCCCTGTCAAACATGGTGATGCCCTGGTACAGACACTGCCCCTTCCTCCCTGAGGAGACACAGGGGACCAGACAGCCCTGTCAAACATGGTGATGCCCTGGTACAGACACTGCCCCTTCCTCCCTGAGGACACACAGGGGACCAGACAGCCCTGTCAGACATGGTGATGCCCTGGTACAGACACTGCCCCTTCCTCCCTGAGGAGACACAGGGGACCAGACGGCCCTGTCAAACATGGTGATGCCCTGGTACAGACACTGCCCCTTCCTCCCTGAGGAGACACAGGGGACCAGACGGCCCTGTCAAACATGGTGATGCCCTGGTACAGACACTGCCCCTTCCTCCCTGAGGACACACAGGGGACCAGACAGCCCTGTCAGACATGGTGATGCCCTGGTACAGACACTGCCCCTTCCTCCCTGAGGAGACACAGGGGACCAGACGGCCCTGTCAAACATGGTGATGCCCTGGTACAGACACTGCCCCTTCCTCCCTGAGGAGACACAGGGGACCAGACAGCCCTGTCAAACATGGTGATGCCCTGGTACAGACACTGCCCCTTCCTCCCTGAGGACACACAGGGGACCAGACAGCCCTGTCAGACATGGTGATGCCCTGGTACAGACACTGCCCCTTCCTCCCTGAGGACACACAGGGGGCCAGACAGCCCTGTCAGACATGGTGATGCCCTGGTccacacactgaggacacacaGGGGGCCAGACAGCCCTGTTAGACATGGTGATGCCCTGGTccacacactgaggacacacaGGGGGCCAGACAGCCCTGTTAGACATGGTGATGCCCTGGTccacacactgaggacacacaGGGGGCCAGACAGCCCTGTTAGACATGGTGATGCCCTGGTccacacactgaggacacacaGTGGGCCAACAGCCCTGTTAGACATGGTGATGCCCTGGTCCACACACTGAGGGGACCAGATCACTGGCACACTGTGTTCCTTATGTAGTAGTGAAGCGGCCAGTGAGCTGGCTTATCTATATTCTGTAACGTTTGTTCTAATTTTGTCAAGGGGACAAGTGAACTGGAATTTAATAGGAATTGTAAATAAAACCTCAGGCTCTAGCATTGTTCCCATAGTTGGCTAATGGGTGTTTCCAAGTATAGCTTTTATGTATATGACACATcatgatcatttattttattggtgtGAGAAAACATCTCCATGCCAGTGGAATGATAGAATGACTGGAGGTATACAGACTTAGTTCACATACTGCTTATTATCCATTATATGGATATGAGGTCTATGgatgtgttcatttttctcTATGTTTGGTTATTTTCATGAGAACTTGTTTGCCAGGATACAGCTAGAATGTCATTTGGTGTTCGTCAATAGACGTTTTGTCGCAATTTCAGTCGCATGTAGTTATTTTCCCCCTTCGTGTGTCAGTGTCAAATTGCTGTATTTGAAAGTTGAGGTAAAAATTGTTGCCAATTTTAGCACTACATCATAATTATATGTCTGAAAGCACCAGCCATGTGTATTTACTGTGGGCAAGACACAAAGAAATTACTTGTGTCATTTTcgctctgctccctctccccttgTTGTGGGTTTGTGAGGTTTTCTTCCCCCATGACAAAAGCCATCTGAAGGCAAGAATACAGGGCAGTGTTTGTTCTTTATCTGATGAAAGCCTGAAATCAAAGAACCTGCAAACAAGCGCAGAAACGGGGAAACTCTGGTTTccctgtcaggagagactgtcGGCCGTCTTCCCCTACAGACATCACGCTTTTTGGCATCTCTGGGTATTCTTCATCCCAGCTCTTCTGTCCAGGTCTCATCTTTTACAGATTGCTGGGATATTTGCTGGGATGTTTGGTTCAGGTTCTAATGCTCCATCTCTCACCAGGGGGTCTTTGGCAGGAGGCACGCAGAGGAGAAACAAGGGCTTTCTTTCCATTACAAAAGCACTGGCTATATTAGTTTCCTTTGCCTAATCCTGTGCTATTATGTAATCTCAAGGCTTAATGAAGGTCTGAAGGTTTCCTGGTTTAGTGATATCTCGCTCCATCGGTTTCAGTTCAGGCTGTGTCCCACACATGTTAGCAATCACTG is a window of Anguilla anguilla isolate fAngAng1 chromosome 13, fAngAng1.pri, whole genome shotgun sequence DNA encoding:
- the ecm2 gene encoding LOW QUALITY PROTEIN: extracellular matrix protein 2 (The sequence of the model RefSeq protein was modified relative to this genomic sequence to represent the inferred CDS: substituted 1 base at 1 genomic stop codon); this encodes MKAGVILTLALLLHLGLGLAQEAERGKRRRGGQKRGRNRSMRQNSDVLARLRSVPVDNGDDGVSVFIESYRNVNELESNYNVIPGRKGQCLYQGITMFDRAVWSPKPCLTCLCSEGRVACDEVTCPRLRCQHTAIPAGECCPACSDPVPDAPELSGDFSELNDPSEQAPAVPHTQEHIDQLLRREEQVHREEEERARQQDAERRRKRRQKKLQAKKQKELFEERRREEEALQEKMEKEEEEKRREEQRRREEEAAAVERARKQRMEEERRLEEDRRRRLEMERRQLLRGLEREWEEREDYEVGSEEEIWLRGDVFEMPRRRTSPGEAAPLPAPRVEEPNHLNPSLPPGCVISDVTVTCKNAHFTNIPPLSIPQLKALSLEGNDITTVPEGAFNGLPNLEWINLSKNKLTSSGIHPQVFKGLKFLTRLYMDGNLLEFIPSELPPSLQELKINENNLRGINENSMQNLKNLITLELEGNMLSEGNVAPSAFLPLAQLSYLRLGRNHFRTIPQGLPASLQELHLENNVIEEISETVFNHSRNLNIVVLRHNRLDETRIAPLAWINHKHLESIDLSHNKLYHVPSFLPRSLVHLVLVGNQIERIPGYVFAHMDPGIEYLYLSFNKLDSEGVDPVSFFGSFRSLSELFLDHNQLTTVPLSIREMKSLRFLRLNDNNIGSIAEDAFCDPSSEEDSSLMTLRLENNVIDTRKISPTAFSCIHSYLSIVLKPQKTNXRLYFALFLPQADENKNKPVLPKQATTTSKKTRTKPF